One segment of Bacteroides caecimuris DNA contains the following:
- a CDS encoding ThiF family adenylyltransferase: MTADKIKELIGSIHGVSLIEDFIIDEAGSLKGRIAVVTDQEHADLEWYVEISPTYPFKTMGMEPIHFQNKNLLDYPHIMQGGNLCMHPAEYDNAESQFVNDLKQLKEWVEKYYVRGEKDAHYEHLVVNHHTIRGQYYTFCFAETQEDFTEGDYGIVHYTTLPTGRKKDTPVINYVVQKFVSCVQVKNAEMFCRISKSYQELRSFKGVYCLLNNIPSVYNKFIVENYNSIRGLFSQSQKNYIHSFVVSHRGKCDFFPLFCGYRIPEGGVHWQAMILFMDDLPIEPVRVGTGKNRLWLTDFRQGQIQWAETVDISYKYFFGRGAMPKELANKKMLIMGVGAIGSILAETLTRCGAKNLTLYDIDNKEPGNVCRSAYPFYTGIIEKTLDITSLLTQISPHVECTSLKSIADLVIKTYAAGHEDKSALAEFFDEFDVIFDCTTDNQLMRVMDSIGTKAQLVNLSITNHAQDLICAFSPNVTETVLLVYGLFKHDVETDMYNPIGCWNPTFKASYNDIECKVQVAVKHIIKMLSKQEPLSDFYITEDDLNLKINKL, translated from the coding sequence ATGACTGCAGATAAAATAAAGGAATTGATAGGTTCCATTCATGGCGTTAGTCTTATTGAAGATTTTATCATTGATGAAGCAGGCTCCTTAAAAGGCCGTATTGCCGTGGTTACAGATCAAGAACATGCTGACTTGGAATGGTATGTAGAGATTAGTCCTACTTATCCGTTCAAAACTATGGGCATGGAACCTATCCATTTTCAAAATAAAAATCTGCTGGATTATCCACATATTATGCAGGGAGGTAATCTTTGCATGCACCCTGCGGAATATGATAATGCAGAGAGTCAGTTTGTGAACGACTTGAAACAGTTGAAGGAATGGGTCGAGAAATACTATGTAAGGGGAGAAAAGGATGCTCACTACGAGCATTTGGTAGTGAATCATCATACGATTCGCGGGCAGTATTATACTTTCTGTTTCGCAGAGACTCAAGAGGATTTTACTGAAGGAGACTACGGAATAGTACACTATACGACATTACCAACAGGTCGTAAAAAAGACACGCCAGTTATCAACTATGTGGTACAAAAGTTTGTGTCGTGCGTACAGGTAAAGAATGCGGAAATGTTCTGTAGGATTAGTAAGTCCTACCAAGAATTAAGGTCGTTTAAGGGAGTATATTGTCTGCTGAACAACATTCCATCGGTATACAACAAGTTTATTGTTGAGAATTACAATTCTATCAGGGGACTTTTCTCGCAGAGTCAGAAAAACTATATCCATAGTTTTGTGGTATCGCATAGAGGCAAGTGTGATTTCTTCCCGTTGTTTTGTGGATATAGAATTCCCGAAGGTGGCGTTCACTGGCAGGCAATGATTCTCTTCATGGATGATCTGCCGATAGAACCTGTGCGGGTGGGCACTGGTAAGAATAGGCTTTGGTTAACTGATTTTAGGCAAGGGCAAATCCAATGGGCAGAAACTGTGGATATTTCCTATAAGTATTTCTTTGGGCGTGGAGCTATGCCCAAAGAACTGGCTAATAAGAAAATGCTGATTATGGGTGTCGGGGCTATAGGAAGTATTTTGGCAGAAACTCTAACAAGATGTGGTGCGAAAAACCTGACTCTATATGACATAGACAATAAGGAACCTGGTAATGTTTGCCGGTCTGCATATCCTTTTTATACAGGTATAATTGAGAAAACCTTGGATATAACGAGTTTACTGACGCAGATTTCGCCTCATGTTGAATGTACCAGTTTGAAGTCTATTGCTGACTTAGTGATAAAAACATATGCGGCAGGGCATGAGGACAAAAGTGCTCTTGCAGAATTCTTTGACGAGTTTGATGTGATATTTGATTGTACTACGGATAATCAACTGATGCGGGTAATGGATTCTATTGGAACGAAAGCCCAATTGGTTAATCTCTCAATAACCAATCACGCACAAGATTTGATATGTGCCTTTTCTCCTAATGTAACAGAGACTGTTTTGTTGGTTTATGGCTTATTTAAACACGATGTGGAAACCGACATGTACAATCCCATTGGTTGTTGGAATCCAACCTTTAAGGCTTCGTATAATGACATAGAATGCAAAGTGCAAGTCGCCGTGAAACATATTATCAAGATGTTGAGCAAGCAGGAACCATTAAGTGATTTTTATATAACAGAAGACGACTTGAATTTAAAGATAAACAAGTTATGA
- a CDS encoding winged helix-turn-helix transcriptional regulator, producing the protein MTKKEEKKSIIEICPIRNVIARFGNKWALLVIYILNENGSIRFNQLARQIPDISTKVLSNTLHILEADGLVKRTVFPEVPIRVEYELTETGRSLVPIIISLTEWAQNNMKSIMAHRKKLENSANKSN; encoded by the coding sequence ATGACGAAAAAAGAAGAAAAAAAATCTATCATTGAAATTTGTCCTATTCGGAATGTTATTGCCCGTTTTGGCAACAAGTGGGCATTATTGGTTATTTACATATTGAATGAAAATGGCTCAATTCGTTTCAATCAATTAGCAAGGCAAATACCTGATATATCAACAAAAGTATTATCCAATACATTACACATATTAGAAGCTGACGGATTGGTAAAGCGAACCGTCTTCCCGGAAGTTCCCATAAGGGTGGAGTATGAATTAACAGAAACAGGAAGAAGCCTTGTTCCTATCATTATATCATTGACAGAATGGGCGCAAAATAATATGAAATCAATAATGGCACACAGAAAAAAGTTAGAGAACTCCGCAAACAAATCCAACTAA
- a CDS encoding group II intron maturase-specific domain-containing protein → MDISKFFNTIDHDLLMKAVERHVQEKWILLYHPTIPFERYADDTICHCYSLEEAQMLKASIVERFAACKLRLNEKKTRIVYCKDGKRREEYKDITFDFLGYTFQPRGQRNKQGQVFNGYAPAISRKSKKRITETMRGWHLNRRVQLKLSDIAVEINAEVRGWMNYYGKFYGSQLKAFLQCVNLKLARWAERKYKRFRRKPNDAYKWLVRVASKNPALFYHWQHGVKPNRLKPFG, encoded by the coding sequence GTGGATATAAGCAAGTTCTTTAATACCATAGACCATGACCTGCTAATGAAAGCTGTCGAGCGTCACGTGCAAGAAAAGTGGATACTGCTTTATCATCCAACCATTCCTTTTGAACGCTATGCTGATGATACTATTTGTCATTGTTATAGCCTTGAAGAAGCCCAAATGCTAAAAGCATCCATAGTGGAACGCTTCGCTGCGTGTAAATTGAGACTAAATGAAAAGAAGACGCGTATTGTTTATTGCAAGGACGGTAAACGGAGGGAAGAGTATAAGGATATCACTTTTGATTTCTTAGGCTATACCTTTCAGCCACGAGGTCAGAGGAATAAGCAAGGACAAGTCTTTAATGGCTATGCTCCGGCAATCAGTAGAAAGTCAAAGAAGCGCATCACAGAAACGATGCGTGGTTGGCACTTGAACAGGCGGGTTCAGCTAAAACTCTCTGATATTGCAGTTGAAATAAATGCAGAAGTACGTGGGTGGATGAATTACTATGGTAAGTTTTACGGTAGTCAATTAAAGGCTTTTCTACAATGTGTCAATTTGAAATTAGCCCGGTGGGCAGAGAGAAAATATAAGCGGTTCAGGCGAAAGCCTAATGATGCTTATAAATGGCTGGTAAGAGTGGCTTCCAAAAATCCTGCCTTGTTTTACCATTGGCAACATGGTGTTAAACCCAATCGATTGAAACCGTTTGGATGA
- the tnpC gene encoding IS66 family transposase: protein MIDERAYELLCCQLGLANEEKAGLRKQVNELIARLKAIEESNKENSKALVDTINELSVTVENYRKEMELMRKQLEAKDEVNRMLANEISNLRLQLEDSRKHRFGRTSEQRKLLNNRNLDKSALHKSEYDGSDRKDDDNDKADGNETGSSTISGSTPAQDSQPSRRKETAPRAVKTKLKVDKVVVHEVDEYYTLPEGGRFMNRNGMPDVWEYRVIEHVRAHNVEHVYKVARVKLADGTFANTMEHPLKDLGGIFSPELLARLLCLKYDFSMPENRQIRLLAREGIHISNTTLNSYIHNGIAKLKGFIGEVFKGFVQQAEYLMVDETTELVGIETKEGKAYRRKYLWAFFAKHMKMVYYHYNNGSRSSDVAKSFLEHFMGTLSTDGYTVYRMFDGEDSKVLHIGCWTHCRRLWVDALPSDRTAMEIIDSIGDMFMNEELFRTMKLSGEQIKGKRRQLTGPILESIHHKVVMMMQDAKIMANELMRKAVNYTLNQWKSLRNILKDGAAEISNNLCEQRMKPVKLLLKNCMNIGSEDAAENSAFIFSLIESCKLNGIDPQDYLKHLFECILHGKDCDKKTLLPCFYKPEC, encoded by the coding sequence ATGATTGATGAAAGGGCATACGAGTTACTTTGCTGCCAGTTGGGTCTGGCGAATGAGGAAAAGGCAGGGCTTCGCAAACAGGTAAACGAACTGATTGCGAGGCTTAAGGCCATTGAAGAATCCAATAAGGAGAACTCCAAGGCTCTGGTTGATACAATCAATGAATTATCCGTAACAGTCGAGAACTATCGAAAAGAAATGGAGCTTATGAGAAAGCAGCTTGAAGCGAAAGACGAGGTGAACCGGATGCTGGCAAACGAGATATCCAATCTCAGGCTTCAGCTTGAGGACAGCAGGAAACACCGTTTCGGCCGTACATCCGAGCAAAGAAAACTGCTGAACAACCGTAACCTTGACAAGTCTGCACTGCATAAGTCCGAATATGACGGTTCTGACAGAAAGGATGATGACAACGATAAGGCTGACGGTAACGAAACCGGCAGCAGTACCATTTCTGGTAGCACACCTGCACAGGACAGCCAACCTTCAAGAAGAAAGGAAACTGCACCACGTGCCGTGAAAACCAAATTGAAAGTTGACAAAGTGGTAGTACATGAAGTGGACGAGTATTACACGCTTCCCGAAGGAGGACGGTTCATGAACCGCAACGGTATGCCTGATGTGTGGGAATACAGGGTCATAGAACATGTAAGGGCTCATAACGTGGAGCATGTCTACAAGGTGGCAAGGGTGAAGCTTGCGGACGGCACTTTCGCGAACACGATGGAACATCCGCTGAAAGACCTTGGAGGCATCTTCTCTCCTGAACTGCTTGCCCGTCTGCTCTGTCTGAAATATGACTTCAGCATGCCGGAGAACAGGCAGATAAGACTGCTTGCCAGAGAGGGCATCCACATAAGCAATACCACACTGAACAGCTATATCCATAACGGAATCGCCAAACTCAAGGGTTTTATCGGAGAGGTATTCAAGGGGTTTGTACAGCAGGCTGAATATCTTATGGTTGATGAGACGACCGAACTTGTAGGCATCGAAACAAAGGAAGGCAAGGCTTACAGGAGAAAGTACTTATGGGCATTCTTTGCAAAGCATATGAAGATGGTCTATTATCACTATAACAACGGCAGCAGGTCATCCGATGTGGCGAAGTCGTTCCTGGAACATTTTATGGGGACCCTGTCCACTGACGGATATACGGTTTACAGAATGTTTGATGGAGAAGACTCAAAGGTGCTGCATATAGGATGCTGGACGCACTGCAGAAGGTTGTGGGTTGACGCCTTGCCTTCGGACAGGACAGCGATGGAGATAATAGACTCCATCGGCGATATGTTCATGAATGAAGAGCTGTTCCGCACCATGAAGCTCAGCGGTGAGCAGATAAAGGGGAAAAGACGGCAGCTTACAGGACCGATCCTTGAAAGTATCCATCATAAGGTGGTCATGATGATGCAGGATGCGAAGATTATGGCTAACGAACTGATGAGAAAGGCTGTCAATTATACGTTAAACCAGTGGAAGTCCCTGAGAAATATCCTCAAGGACGGTGCAGCGGAAATATCGAACAACCTCTGTGAACAAAGGATGAAACCGGTAAAGCTGTTGCTCAAGAACTGTATGAACATAGGCAGTGAGGATGCGGCAGAAAACTCGGCATTCATCTTCTCTCTGATAGAAAGCTGCAAGCTTAATGGCATAGACCCTCAGGATTACCTGAAGCACCTGTTCGAATGTATTCTTCATGGTAAGGACTGCGACAAGAAGACTCTTCTACCATGTTTTTATAAACCGGAATGTTAA
- a CDS encoding DUF6602 domain-containing protein encodes MKYYLASNDLYIEIPTLVFNQIKLQAEGEYPNENGGMLAGRYSTDRHTVYIEKVVVPVEKLTGRTKFMRITKGLENVWEQLAKEGLQYVGEWHSHPNGSTQYSSTDLAAMIDIEKEVAIENPLLLIVSVRSNGLSAHTFYCYKNNKLLEYKKMVDLKELFHGLQEQMQTSLNVNRKFIGHPGSKGDATEQHWIEFLRTYLPDRYKVDKAIVIDSIGNVSEQMDVVIYDAIYTPFIFKQDNFMYIPAESVYAVFEVKQDVEGHIEYAAKKVESVRKLKRTSISMVASGRTTPARPLTKIIGGILTTTNSYRGNDTVIKQLEKLRGLQTLDLGCLCDAGSFYVDYKETEPEDIDPIKDNRKYIEQVYESRKVNEIEFSNKNVSLFTFFLQLVSYLKSIGTVPAIDINAYLKVINAKIDEEI; translated from the coding sequence ATGAAGTATTATTTGGCAAGTAATGATTTGTATATAGAGATACCAACCTTAGTATTCAACCAAATAAAGTTGCAGGCTGAGGGCGAATATCCTAATGAGAACGGAGGAATGCTTGCGGGACGATATTCTACAGATAGGCATACGGTATATATAGAAAAAGTTGTGGTGCCTGTGGAAAAATTGACTGGTAGGACAAAGTTTATGCGCATTACCAAGGGCTTGGAAAATGTATGGGAACAATTAGCCAAGGAGGGGTTGCAATATGTGGGCGAATGGCATAGTCATCCAAATGGTTCCACACAATATAGCAGTACAGATTTGGCGGCTATGATAGATATTGAGAAGGAAGTGGCCATTGAGAATCCGTTACTACTGATAGTCAGTGTTAGAAGTAATGGACTTAGTGCCCATACATTTTATTGTTATAAGAATAATAAGCTATTGGAATATAAGAAGATGGTAGATTTAAAAGAATTATTTCATGGTTTGCAGGAACAAATGCAGACCAGCCTGAATGTAAACAGAAAGTTTATTGGACATCCAGGTAGTAAGGGTGATGCTACGGAGCAACATTGGATAGAGTTCCTACGCACATACCTTCCTGACAGATATAAGGTGGATAAGGCTATTGTGATAGATTCGATAGGCAATGTTAGCGAACAGATGGACGTGGTCATTTATGACGCAATTTACACACCTTTCATATTCAAGCAGGATAATTTTATGTATATACCGGCAGAAAGCGTGTATGCCGTGTTTGAGGTGAAACAAGATGTGGAAGGGCATATAGAATATGCAGCAAAGAAAGTTGAGAGCGTGCGTAAACTGAAAAGAACAAGTATTAGTATGGTCGCCTCAGGAAGAACTACGCCTGCCCGACCATTAACTAAGATAATAGGTGGTATTTTAACTACAACAAACTCGTACAGGGGGAACGATACGGTAATAAAGCAGTTAGAGAAATTGAGAGGGTTACAGACATTGGATTTGGGATGTCTCTGTGATGCGGGTAGTTTTTATGTTGATTATAAAGAAACAGAACCTGAAGATATAGACCCAATCAAGGATAATCGTAAGTATATAGAACAAGTGTATGAGAGTCGCAAAGTAAACGAGATTGAGTTTAGCAACAAGAATGTCTCTCTCTTTACATTCTTCCTTCAGCTTGTGAGCTATTTGAAATCTATTGGTACTGTCCCCGCGATAGATATCAATGCATACCTGAAGGTCATTAATGCAAAAATAGACGAAGAAATTTAA
- a CDS encoding RloB family protein yields the protein MRRTVTKSIAIIGEGETEWFYFDSLRIACRYPFKVAPDFPQHSDINHILKLVESYLNKQYDYIICLFDMDRLYQYPSEMQLYQRAKKEYSKKKYAGKVMFVETNPCTEFWFLIHFLPNVVCRRYESYEQLLPELQKYMPGYEKTKRYFIRTDLYKYLTENGDLERAMSNSEKLCRLCKESPEDLKAYSEIHKVIELLINI from the coding sequence ATGAGGCGGACAGTAACAAAAAGTATTGCCATCATAGGAGAGGGAGAAACGGAATGGTTCTATTTCGACTCTCTGAGGATTGCGTGTCGTTATCCTTTCAAGGTCGCCCCAGATTTTCCGCAGCACAGCGACATCAATCATATTTTGAAACTGGTAGAGTCCTATTTGAACAAGCAATATGATTATATCATATGCCTATTTGATATGGACAGACTGTATCAATATCCTTCCGAAATGCAACTGTATCAGCGAGCAAAGAAAGAGTATAGCAAGAAGAAATATGCCGGAAAGGTGATGTTTGTAGAAACGAATCCATGTACGGAATTTTGGTTCTTGATTCATTTTTTGCCTAATGTGGTTTGTCGGCGATACGAGAGTTACGAACAACTGCTTCCAGAATTGCAGAAATATATGCCGGGGTATGAAAAAACAAAACGATATTTCATACGTACTGACCTCTATAAATACTTGACAGAAAATGGTGATTTAGAAAGGGCGATGTCAAATTCAGAAAAGTTGTGCCGACTCTGTAAGGAATCGCCGGAGGATTTGAAGGCATACTCGGAGATTCATAAGGTTATAGAGTTGTTAATTAATATATAA
- a CDS encoding sigma-54-dependent transcriptional regulator, producing the protein MDKTKIIVVEDNIVYCEFVCNLLVREGFRTVQAFHLSTAKKYLQQAADGDIVVSDLRLPDGNGIDLLRWMRKEGRMQPFVIMTDYAEVHTAVESMKLGSLDYIPKQLVEDKLVPLLRNILKERHTGRSRIPLFSRDGSAFRAIMKRIRLVAPTDMSVLIFGENGTGKEHIAHLLHDKGKRAGKPFVAVDCGSLTKELAPSAFFGHVRGAFTGADSAKKGYFHEAEGGTLFLDEVGNLAPETQQMLLRAIQERRYRPIGDRTDKSFNVRIIAATNENLEKAVNEKRFRQDLLYRLHDFEITVPPLRDCQEDIMPLAEFFREIANRELECDVIGFDGEARKTLLTHAWPGNVRELRQKIMGAVLQAQTGLVTKEHLELAVTRATSPVSFALRNDAEDKERVLRALKQANGNRKVAAELLGIGRTTLYNKLEEYGLKYKFQQS; encoded by the coding sequence ATGGATAAGACAAAAATCATCGTGGTGGAGGACAACATCGTATATTGCGAGTTCGTCTGTAATCTGCTGGTACGCGAGGGATTCCGCACCGTGCAGGCTTTCCACCTCTCGACCGCGAAGAAATATCTGCAACAGGCCGCAGACGGGGACATCGTGGTTTCCGACCTGCGCCTGCCCGACGGCAACGGTATCGACCTGCTGCGCTGGATGCGCAAGGAGGGCAGGATGCAGCCCTTTGTCATCATGACCGACTATGCCGAAGTGCATACGGCTGTTGAAAGCATGAAACTCGGCTCGCTGGACTACATACCCAAGCAGCTTGTGGAGGACAAACTCGTCCCTCTGCTACGGAACATATTGAAAGAACGGCACACCGGACGGAGCCGTATACCCCTGTTCTCGCGTGACGGCTCGGCGTTCCGAGCCATCATGAAGCGGATAAGGCTGGTAGCCCCCACCGACATGAGCGTGCTGATATTCGGGGAGAACGGCACGGGCAAGGAGCATATCGCCCACCTGCTGCACGACAAGGGCAAGCGGGCAGGAAAGCCGTTTGTGGCTGTGGACTGCGGTTCGCTCACCAAAGAGCTTGCGCCGTCGGCATTCTTCGGACACGTCAGAGGGGCGTTCACCGGTGCGGACAGTGCCAAGAAAGGTTATTTCCATGAAGCGGAAGGCGGCACGCTGTTCTTGGACGAGGTGGGCAACCTCGCACCGGAAACCCAGCAGATGCTTCTGCGAGCCATACAGGAACGGAGATACCGCCCGATAGGTGACAGAACGGATAAGAGTTTCAATGTCCGCATCATCGCCGCCACCAACGAGAATCTGGAAAAGGCGGTCAATGAAAAGCGTTTCCGGCAGGATTTATTATACCGCCTGCACGACTTCGAGATAACCGTTCCGCCGTTGCGCGACTGTCAGGAGGACATCATGCCTTTGGCTGAGTTCTTCCGTGAAATTGCGAACCGGGAACTGGAATGCGATGTCATCGGCTTTGACGGTGAAGCCCGCAAGACATTGCTGACCCATGCGTGGCCGGGCAACGTCCGTGAGCTTCGGCAGAAAATCATGGGTGCTGTTTTGCAGGCACAGACCGGTCTTGTCACGAAAGAGCATCTGGAACTTGCCGTGACGAGGGCGACCTCACCTGTCAGTTTCGCCCTGCGCAATGATGCGGAAGACAAGGAGCGTGTCTTACGCGCGTTGAAGCAGGCGAACGGAAACCGCAAGGTTGCCGCCGAACTGCTCGGGATAGGACGTACGACGCTGTACAACAAACTGGAAGAATATGGATTGAAGTATAAATTTCAGCAATCATAA
- a CDS encoding transposase: protein METLPTTSRSLDHYYHINGDTFERQYKEILSGYREWSELSHAEEWLVFPENIGESICIDETAPSNGELYTVVTNRASRGGKVTIIAIVKGVTAAAVTETLMRIDANKRLMVKEITMDMSNSMRLIAKRCFPNAIRTIDRFHIQKLACDALQEMRIAYRWDTIQADTDAREEAN, encoded by the coding sequence ATGGAGACGCTCCCTACGACCTCCCGTTCGCTTGACCACTATTACCACATAAACGGGGATACGTTTGAAAGGCAGTACAAGGAGATACTCAGCGGCTATCGTGAATGGAGTGAACTCTCCCATGCGGAGGAATGGCTCGTTTTTCCTGAGAACATCGGTGAAAGCATCTGCATTGACGAGACAGCCCCGAGCAATGGCGAGTTGTATACGGTTGTCACTAACCGGGCGTCGCGCGGAGGGAAAGTGACCATCATAGCCATTGTAAAGGGTGTGACCGCTGCTGCCGTGACAGAGACCCTTATGCGCATTGACGCGAATAAGAGGCTAATGGTTAAGGAAATAACCATGGATATGTCAAATTCCATGCGCCTTATCGCCAAACGCTGTTTTCCCAATGCCATACGGACTATCGACCGCTTCCATATACAGAAACTCGCCTGCGATGCCTTGCAGGAGATGCGCATCGCCTACAGATGGGACACCATCCAGGCTGACACGGATGCCAGGGAGGAAGCTAACTGA
- a CDS encoding AAA family ATPase — MIAEFSIENFFSIKSAQKISFEPSSDTFMSDEYSYEVKDGVRLLKVGIIYGANASGKTNILNAIDFFRMLVLRMPKDRNVKTGVIPFMLDDISRNEKTKMSMVFYINQSKYILNFELDEKHIYSETLVVYESIRPAKLYSRSYDADTDSTTIEFGANLKMAKKSQDIIGGNTINNCSVLAAFGKSNVERTKLNDVYDYFAKQVKDVLAPGMLLSGYVKSRLDKDETGDLKKFILNFLKASDFNIEDVVLHEEEELITPELEQLIQNAPIDKEAKSEMLRKGKITNTELTFKHKAGDKVYDLSEEYESNGTMRFLGMAVILNFLLKTNRFVSIDEVETSIHYELLAYFIKVFLANSNGTSQMLLTTHDINLLNEDFIRRDTIWFTDKDELGETKIVRLSSLGLHKNLSPYNAYKQGKLVKLPFLGSQYINLND, encoded by the coding sequence ATGATAGCAGAGTTCAGTATTGAGAATTTTTTTTCCATTAAATCGGCTCAAAAAATTAGCTTTGAGCCTTCATCAGATACTTTTATGTCTGATGAGTATTCGTATGAAGTGAAGGATGGTGTTCGGTTGCTGAAAGTGGGAATTATTTATGGTGCCAATGCTTCAGGGAAAACCAACATATTGAATGCTATTGATTTTTTCAGAATGCTTGTCTTGAGAATGCCTAAAGATCGTAATGTAAAAACCGGAGTTATTCCTTTTATGTTGGACGATATTTCAAGGAATGAGAAGACAAAAATGTCAATGGTGTTCTACATAAATCAATCAAAATATATACTTAATTTCGAATTGGATGAGAAACACATCTATTCTGAAACATTGGTTGTTTATGAGTCTATTCGTCCTGCAAAATTGTATAGTCGTAGTTATGATGCAGATACAGACTCGACAACCATAGAATTTGGAGCAAATCTAAAAATGGCAAAAAAGAGTCAAGATATTATTGGGGGTAACACTATCAATAATTGCAGTGTGCTTGCTGCATTTGGCAAAAGCAACGTGGAACGCACTAAGCTGAATGACGTATATGATTACTTTGCCAAACAGGTAAAAGATGTATTGGCTCCCGGTATGCTACTTTCGGGATATGTCAAATCACGATTGGATAAAGACGAAACAGGGGATTTGAAGAAATTCATTTTAAACTTCCTGAAAGCGTCAGATTTCAACATAGAAGATGTGGTATTACACGAAGAGGAAGAATTGATTACTCCTGAATTGGAACAATTAATTCAGAATGCCCCTATTGATAAAGAAGCAAAGTCAGAAATGCTAAGAAAGGGTAAAATTACGAATACAGAACTGACTTTCAAGCATAAGGCAGGCGATAAAGTATATGATTTATCGGAAGAATACGAATCCAATGGTACCATGAGATTCTTGGGAATGGCTGTGATACTGAATTTTCTGTTAAAGACCAATCGGTTTGTGTCTATCGATGAAGTGGAAACAAGTATTCACTATGAGCTATTAGCTTATTTTATAAAAGTATTTTTAGCGAACAGCAACGGAACATCCCAAATGCTCCTGACTACGCACGACATCAATCTTCTTAACGAGGATTTCATTCGCCGTGATACGATATGGTTCACCGACAAAGACGAACTCGGCGAAACTAAAATTGTGCGTCTTTCTTCTCTTGGACTGCACAAGAATCTTTCCCCGTATAATGCCTACAAGCAGGGTAAATTGGTAAAATTGCCATTCTTGGGCAGCCAGTATATCAACCTAAACGACTAA
- a CDS encoding cupin domain-containing protein, giving the protein MKQIEKTTSATNFDVINLGKLNELGDYVLELTPEIKIPGKVFCGSALQTTGSEFSFQLFQPGTETGFLHTHKTHEELYFFLSGNGEFQVDGQVFPISEGSVVRVVPEGKRSIRNNGTEPLVVLCIQYKSNTFNSEDAADGNILSEPVKW; this is encoded by the coding sequence ATGAAACAGATTGAGAAAACAACATCAGCAACAAACTTCGATGTTATCAACTTAGGTAAGTTAAATGAATTAGGAGATTACGTGTTGGAACTTACTCCTGAAATTAAAATTCCGGGTAAAGTATTCTGCGGTTCTGCACTTCAAACCACAGGAAGCGAATTTTCATTCCAGCTATTCCAACCGGGAACAGAAACAGGATTTCTTCACACTCACAAAACACATGAAGAACTTTATTTTTTCCTTAGTGGAAATGGCGAGTTTCAGGTAGACGGTCAAGTATTCCCCATTTCGGAAGGAAGTGTGGTACGTGTAGTTCCTGAAGGAAAACGTTCTATCCGCAATAATGGAACAGAGCCACTTGTAGTGCTTTGCATTCAATATAAAAGTAATACCTTTAATTCAGAAGATGCAGCAGACGGCAACATCTTAAGTGAACCTGTAAAATGGTAA
- the tnpB gene encoding IS66 family insertion sequence element accessory protein TnpB (TnpB, as the term is used for proteins encoded by IS66 family insertion elements, is considered an accessory protein, since TnpC, encoded by a neighboring gene, is a DDE family transposase.) → MLGLSANLNYYLFNGNVDLRKGIFRLCESIREEMSLDPSDASNVYMFMSRNRKVVKILHYERGFYVLYEKRPVMGKFKKPVFDEVSKCYRIQWSDMAYLTESIVVDKMYVSSKD, encoded by the coding sequence ATGCTTGGACTGAGTGCTAACCTGAACTATTATCTGTTCAACGGTAATGTGGATTTGCGGAAAGGCATTTTCCGTCTGTGTGAGAGTATAAGGGAAGAGATGTCACTTGACCCGAGCGATGCATCCAATGTATATATGTTCATGTCCCGTAACCGGAAGGTTGTGAAGATACTTCATTACGAACGCGGTTTTTATGTGCTTTACGAGAAACGTCCTGTCATGGGAAAGTTCAAGAAACCGGTATTTGATGAGGTCTCCAAATGCTACCGGATACAATGGTCAGACATGGCCTATCTTACGGAAAGTATTGTAGTTGACAAGATGTACGTTAGTTCAAAAGATTAA